From a region of the Halanaerobium hydrogeniformans genome:
- the queA gene encoding tRNA preQ1(34) S-adenosylmethionine ribosyltransferase-isomerase QueA encodes MRVEEFDYQLPEELIAQKPLPERDMSRLMVLDPQNKMIREDLFKNLKRYLEPGDRLILNNSRVIPARLYGEKIPTGTEIEILLLNELKEGRWEVLVKPGRRAKKGVKIQFQNILEAEVLEYTDFGGRIVEFSWDDGCSSFEEILNKLGEMPLPPYINEKLDNPERYQTVYSKKRGSAAAPTAGLHFTDQLLRDLENYGVKIDYITLHVGLGTFRPVKSEKIEDHKMHAEYAEISPETVARIKKTQANGNKVVAVGTTVTRTLETAAQSGSIKAFKGWTDIFIYPGYEFKVIDSLITNFHLPKSTLLMLVSALAGKELILKAYNQAVEEEYRFFSLGDAMLILNRKED; translated from the coding sequence ATGAGAGTAGAAGAATTTGATTATCAACTTCCGGAAGAATTAATTGCTCAGAAACCGCTTCCAGAAAGAGATATGTCAAGGTTGATGGTTTTGGATCCCCAAAATAAAATGATAAGAGAAGATCTTTTTAAAAATTTAAAAAGATATTTAGAGCCAGGAGATAGGTTAATTTTAAATAACAGTCGGGTCATACCAGCTAGATTATATGGAGAAAAGATTCCAACAGGTACAGAAATTGAAATACTATTGTTAAATGAACTAAAAGAAGGACGATGGGAAGTACTGGTAAAACCAGGTAGAAGAGCAAAAAAAGGAGTTAAAATCCAGTTTCAAAATATTCTAGAGGCAGAAGTTTTGGAATATACGGATTTTGGGGGAAGAATTGTTGAATTTAGCTGGGATGATGGATGTAGTAGTTTTGAAGAAATTTTAAATAAACTTGGTGAAATGCCCTTACCACCTTATATCAATGAGAAGCTAGATAATCCGGAAAGATATCAGACTGTTTACAGCAAAAAAAGGGGATCAGCTGCAGCACCAACCGCAGGGCTTCATTTTACAGATCAACTATTAAGGGATTTAGAAAATTATGGAGTTAAGATTGATTATATTACCCTTCATGTAGGTTTAGGGACTTTTAGGCCAGTTAAAAGTGAAAAAATTGAAGATCATAAAATGCATGCAGAATATGCAGAAATTTCTCCAGAAACTGTGGCAAGAATAAAAAAGACACAAGCTAATGGAAATAAGGTAGTTGCTGTTGGAACTACAGTAACTAGAACATTAGAAACTGCAGCACAATCTGGTAGTATAAAAGCTTTTAAAGGTTGGACTGATATATTTATATATCCAGGTTATGAATTTAAAGTTATTGATTCTTTAATTACAAATTTTCATTTACCTAAATCAACACTTTTAATGCTTGTTTCTGCACTCGCAGGCAAGGAATTGATCTTAAAAGCATATAATCAAGCAGTAGAAGAAGAATATAGATTTTTTAGTTTAGGTGATGCTATGTTGATCTTAAACAGGAAGGAAGATTAG
- the recJ gene encoding single-stranded-DNA-specific exonuclease RecJ yields MNKFWQIKSYRDNIEGEKLIDDLLEERGFDNLKDKRKYLSSDLKYLSDPFLLPGMNKAVKLINESLNSKGKILIYGDYDVDGITSTALLYQYFKKRFKIEVDYFIPDRIENGYGLSKKAVHEIKARGIDLIITVDCGITAFKEVELIKELGMKVIITDHHTPAEKLPDAATVINHHLLKEKNHVLSEIAGVGTAFKLVQALEKDKSFDLENLAQDFLPIVALGTVADVAPLKGENRIIVKHGLGLINKGKNLGLKILINKLNLDSQKITSGQMGYIIAPPINAAGRIYNANKALELLITDKAKKAEKIADTLIKINSERQREEELIYKQALEKIDNLNIEEEKSIILADSRWHSGIIGIVASKLVEKYNLPVILMALDENDEFAKASARSIAKLNIYQALKSTENYLLNFGGHKAAAGFSIKIDKIADFKDAFVKYLKQNLTDEDYFKIKKIDVNLDIDKLNKTLVNKLEAFSPFGVANPRPKFLFKNIKSESYYKMGKKNNHLKINLGSNLSAVGFNMGDFFSELEAKKIDVIAQPEINYWKGRENIQLKISDLRKAGDNIPPIIFEKKDYKIYDFRNNKNKFQTLDYLLKDSFIERAAVYINQKDLKNKFQLKYKDHYFFSEENNFDGEFSHLIFYSLPFSLEHFNKRIVDFIYKEKKIILLFSKKDISFNLSLIKYKCPTKEMIEKFILLVKKIDSQQLADIKLNKLKKEYQHANCFNLKNRTLFNEMFKIVSELNLFDVEKQVLRFRPEKKNALDFKASLRYNKLSRQIEKFSHFKDIIFAENLFVLIEKLSNYKEEKNES; encoded by the coding sequence ATGAATAAATTTTGGCAAATCAAAAGTTACAGAGATAATATTGAAGGTGAAAAATTAATCGATGATTTATTAGAAGAAAGAGGCTTTGATAATTTAAAAGATAAGCGCAAATATTTAAGTTCAGATCTTAAATATTTAAGTGACCCTTTTCTCCTGCCTGGGATGAATAAAGCTGTAAAGCTGATAAACGAATCATTAAATAGTAAGGGAAAAATTTTGATTTATGGTGATTATGATGTTGATGGAATAACTTCTACTGCATTATTATATCAGTATTTTAAAAAACGTTTTAAGATTGAAGTAGATTATTTTATTCCTGATAGAATTGAAAATGGCTATGGTTTAAGCAAAAAGGCGGTTCATGAAATCAAAGCCAGAGGTATTGACTTAATAATAACTGTTGATTGTGGGATTACTGCCTTTAAAGAAGTAGAATTAATAAAAGAACTTGGGATGAAAGTTATTATTACAGACCATCACACACCTGCAGAAAAATTACCAGATGCAGCCACAGTTATAAACCATCACCTGCTTAAAGAAAAAAATCATGTCTTATCAGAAATAGCTGGAGTAGGTACTGCATTCAAACTGGTGCAGGCTTTAGAGAAAGATAAATCTTTTGATTTAGAAAATTTAGCACAAGATTTTTTGCCTATTGTCGCCCTTGGTACAGTAGCAGATGTTGCTCCTTTAAAAGGAGAAAATCGGATTATTGTTAAACACGGATTAGGACTTATTAATAAAGGTAAAAATCTTGGCTTAAAAATTCTAATTAATAAATTGAATCTTGACAGTCAAAAGATTACTTCAGGTCAGATGGGCTATATTATAGCTCCTCCAATCAATGCAGCGGGAAGAATTTATAATGCAAATAAAGCTTTAGAACTTTTAATAACAGATAAAGCAAAAAAAGCAGAAAAAATAGCTGATACTTTAATTAAAATTAATAGTGAGAGGCAACGGGAAGAAGAATTAATTTACAAACAGGCATTAGAAAAAATTGATAATTTAAATATTGAAGAAGAAAAATCAATTATTTTAGCTGATAGCAGGTGGCACTCGGGTATTATTGGTATTGTTGCTTCAAAGTTGGTTGAAAAATATAATCTTCCTGTTATATTAATGGCTTTAGATGAAAATGATGAGTTTGCAAAAGCGTCAGCTAGAAGTATAGCAAAACTTAATATTTATCAAGCACTTAAGTCCACAGAAAATTATTTGCTCAATTTTGGTGGGCATAAAGCTGCAGCTGGTTTTAGTATAAAAATAGACAAAATAGCAGATTTCAAAGATGCTTTTGTAAAATATTTAAAGCAAAACTTAACTGATGAAGACTATTTTAAGATTAAAAAAATAGATGTAAATTTAGATATTGATAAGTTGAACAAAACTTTAGTTAATAAATTAGAAGCTTTTAGCCCTTTTGGGGTTGCAAATCCAAGACCAAAATTTTTATTTAAAAATATAAAAAGTGAGAGCTATTATAAAATGGGCAAAAAAAATAATCATTTAAAAATAAATTTGGGATCTAATTTATCGGCGGTTGGTTTTAATATGGGTGACTTTTTTTCAGAACTCGAAGCTAAAAAAATAGATGTTATTGCTCAGCCGGAAATTAACTACTGGAAAGGTAGAGAAAATATTCAATTAAAAATATCTGATCTTAGAAAAGCAGGAGATAATATACCACCAATAATTTTTGAAAAAAAAGATTATAAAATTTATGATTTCCGAAATAATAAAAATAAATTTCAAACCCTTGATTATTTATTAAAAGATTCTTTTATCGAGCGTGCTGCTGTATATATAAATCAAAAAGACCTTAAAAACAAATTTCAGTTAAAATATAAAGACCATTATTTTTTTAGTGAAGAAAACAACTTTGATGGAGAATTTTCTCATTTAATATTTTATTCTCTTCCTTTTTCATTAGAACATTTTAATAAAAGGATTGTAGATTTCATTTATAAAGAAAAAAAAATAATTCTACTCTTTTCAAAAAAAGATATTTCTTTTAATTTAAGTTTAATAAAATACAAGTGTCCAACAAAAGAGATGATAGAAAAATTTATTCTTTTAGTAAAAAAAATTGATTCTCAGCAGCTAGCTGATATTAAATTAAATAAACTAAAAAAAGAATATCAACATGCAAATTGTTTTAATTTAAAAAACAGAACTTTATTTAATGAGATGTTTAAAATTGTTTCTGAACTTAATCTTTTTGATGTTGAGAAGCAAGTCCTAAGATTCAGGCCTGAGAAGAAAAATGCATTGGACTTTAAAGCTTCTTTACGGTATAATAAATTATCCAGGCAAATAGAAAAATTTTCTCATTTCAAGGATATTATCTTTGCTGAGAACCTATTTGTACTGATAGAAAAGCTCAGTAATTATAAGGAGGAAAAAAATGAATCTTAA
- a CDS encoding ABC1 kinase family protein — MDINFPKHYRHFQRYSEIAQIFVKNGLGFLIAKLDLNRYLPFKERVSKTERPTGKMLAVRIREVLQELGPAYIKLGQLLSTRADVFPPVFIQEMRNLQDEVPAEDFEDIENYLKDELGELYETEILKIEEEASAAASIAQTHRVILKGKKKAIMKVKRPGIEKKINVDIEIMQNLARIAEERELFNLMISPINIIEEFKRTIKDELNFKGEIANILRFRSDFADNPYITAPAVYSELSTMNLIIMEEIIGSKLREVDQNHPHNKFIAKLGATALMRQVLINGFFHADPHPGNIFITGEKTIAYVDFGMMGRITQEDKDLMALLFYALINKNINILMDVILMLGKKPDDFNRRRFQLDMEKLLDRYYGSDLAEIEIKAVFEDLQSFIYEHKIRMPQDFFLLFRAIAVSEGVGQALDPEFNVIEVSKDFLNEIIEDRMNPKKIMNRIGSEVWKFGRKKYEINSKLKNILTKLNEDDFTINFRHTNLENFIARLDIVSNRLSMSMIISSIIIGSTLLIQSEMEPMIFNIPVLGFIGYIFAGFLGFLLIISIFRSGKY, encoded by the coding sequence ATGGATATTAACTTTCCGAAACATTATCGGCATTTTCAACGATATAGTGAGATAGCTCAGATTTTTGTAAAAAATGGTCTTGGTTTTCTCATTGCAAAGCTGGATTTAAACAGATATTTACCTTTTAAAGAGAGAGTCAGTAAAACAGAGCGTCCGACAGGTAAAATGCTTGCAGTTAGAATTAGAGAGGTGCTGCAGGAGCTTGGTCCTGCCTATATAAAATTAGGCCAGCTTTTAAGTACCAGAGCAGATGTATTTCCTCCTGTTTTTATTCAAGAAATGAGAAATTTGCAGGATGAAGTGCCAGCAGAGGATTTTGAAGATATTGAAAATTATTTAAAAGATGAGCTGGGTGAACTTTATGAAACAGAAATTCTAAAAATAGAAGAAGAAGCAAGTGCTGCTGCTTCAATTGCTCAAACACACAGAGTTATTTTAAAAGGAAAGAAAAAGGCTATTATGAAAGTAAAGAGGCCTGGGATCGAAAAAAAGATAAATGTTGATATAGAAATAATGCAAAATCTGGCCAGAATAGCTGAGGAAAGAGAATTATTTAATTTGATGATAAGTCCTATAAATATAATTGAAGAATTTAAAAGAACTATTAAAGATGAGTTGAATTTCAAGGGAGAAATCGCCAATATTCTGCGTTTTAGAAGTGACTTTGCTGATAATCCATATATAACTGCTCCAGCAGTATATTCAGAATTATCAACTATGAACTTAATTATAATGGAAGAGATTATTGGCAGCAAATTAAGAGAAGTTGATCAAAATCATCCCCACAATAAATTTATTGCAAAGCTGGGAGCAACTGCTTTAATGAGACAGGTTTTGATCAATGGATTTTTTCATGCTGACCCTCATCCAGGTAATATTTTTATTACTGGTGAAAAAACTATTGCTTACGTAGATTTTGGAATGATGGGCAGAATCACTCAAGAAGATAAGGATTTAATGGCTTTATTATTTTATGCTTTGATTAATAAAAACATTAATATCTTAATGGATGTAATCTTAATGCTTGGGAAAAAGCCTGATGATTTTAACAGAAGGCGTTTTCAGTTAGATATGGAGAAACTGCTTGATAGGTATTATGGTAGTGATCTTGCTGAGATTGAAATTAAAGCTGTTTTTGAAGATTTACAGAGCTTTATTTATGAGCATAAGATTCGCATGCCTCAGGATTTCTTTTTGTTATTTCGAGCTATAGCTGTTAGTGAGGGAGTTGGACAGGCTTTAGATCCAGAGTTTAATGTTATAGAAGTAAGCAAGGATTTTTTAAATGAAATTATTGAAGATAGAATGAATCCCAAAAAGATTATGAATAGAATTGGTTCAGAAGTCTGGAAATTTGGCCGCAAAAAATATGAGATTAACTCAAAACTAAAAAATATCCTAACTAAATTAAATGAAGATGATTTTACAATCAATTTTCGTCATACAAATTTAGAAAATTTTATTGCTAGACTTGATATTGTTTCAAATCGTTTATCGATGAGTATGATTATTTCATCTATAATAATTGGTTCAACCTTACTGATTCAAAGTGAAATGGAGCCAATGATTTTTAATATACCGGTATTAGGTTTTATAGGTTATATTTTTGCAGGGTTTTTAGGCTTTTTACTGATTATTTCTATTTTTCGTTCGGGTAAATATTAA
- the ruvB gene encoding Holliday junction branch migration DNA helicase RuvB — protein sequence MENERRVVSPKKKKDDIKVDKGLRPQTLAEYIGQSKSKEKLKIFIEAACNREEALDHVMLYGPPGLGKTTLAAIIANELNVNIHQTSGPAIERPGDLASILTNLQSKDVLFIDEIHRLNKMVEEVLYPAMEDYCLDIIIGKGPSARSVRLDLAPFTLVGATTKAGRLSSPLRDRFGVINRLEFYNKDELQEIILRSAEILNVDIESHGALEIARRSRGTPRIANRLLKRVRDFAQVKADGIINQKVVDSALKLLEIDELGLDRIDHKLLKTIILKFGGGPVGLNTLAASISEETETIEDVYEPYLLQLGFLERTPRGRVASLKAYQHLKINEDVKKRNLDLFSD from the coding sequence ATGGAAAATGAAAGAAGAGTTGTTTCTCCTAAAAAGAAAAAAGATGACATAAAAGTTGATAAAGGGCTGCGTCCTCAGACTTTAGCAGAGTATATTGGGCAGAGTAAATCTAAGGAAAAACTAAAGATATTTATTGAGGCTGCCTGTAATAGAGAGGAAGCCCTTGATCATGTTATGCTCTATGGTCCTCCAGGGCTTGGGAAAACTACTTTAGCAGCTATAATTGCAAATGAGTTAAATGTTAATATTCATCAGACCTCTGGCCCTGCAATTGAAAGACCAGGGGATTTAGCTTCCATTCTAACTAATTTACAGAGTAAAGATGTTCTTTTTATTGATGAAATACATCGTTTAAATAAAATGGTTGAAGAAGTTCTTTACCCTGCAATGGAGGATTACTGTTTAGATATTATAATTGGAAAAGGTCCAAGTGCAAGGTCGGTTAGATTAGACTTAGCTCCTTTTACACTTGTTGGAGCTACGACTAAAGCAGGTAGACTTAGTTCACCATTAAGAGATAGATTTGGTGTTATCAACAGACTTGAATTTTATAATAAAGATGAACTTCAAGAAATCATACTTAGGTCTGCAGAGATCTTAAATGTTGATATCGAATCTCATGGAGCTTTAGAAATTGCCCGTCGCTCTAGAGGAACTCCCCGTATAGCTAACCGTCTTTTAAAAAGGGTAAGAGACTTTGCCCAGGTTAAAGCAGATGGTATTATCAATCAAAAAGTAGTAGATTCTGCTCTAAAACTACTGGAAATTGATGAGCTTGGTTTAGACAGGATCGATCATAAACTATTAAAAACAATTATCTTAAAATTTGGAGGAGGTCCGGTAGGGTTAAATACTCTAGCCGCCTCTATTAGTGAAGAAACGGAAACGATTGAAGATGTTTATGAACCATATTTACTTCAACTTGGTTTTTTAGAAAGAACTCCTCGGGGTAGAGTTGCATCTTTAAAAGCATATCAGCATTTAAAGATTAACGAAGATGTTAAAAAACGCAATTTAGATTTGTTTTCAGATTAG
- the tgt gene encoding tRNA guanosine(34) transglycosylase Tgt has translation MFDFELLKESKKTEARLTKITTSHGSIETPIFMPVGTQATVKAMSSRELKEINSQIILANTYHLYLRPGDELIKKAGGLHDFMSWDLPILTDSGGFQVFSLSDMREIKEEGVYFRSHLDGSKHFISPEKSMQIQKNLGSDIVMAFDECPPYPAEKSYVEKSLNRTLRWAERSKKEMENSEQALFGIIQGGVYPELRKKSVKEMTKLNFPGYSIGGVSVGEPKEEIYKILDYTTPIMPKDKPRYLMGVGTPEDLLEGVYYGIDMFDCVMPTRIARHGQVFTAEGRLTVRNATYAEDFNPLDPDCDCYVCQNYSRAYIRHLIKRNEILGVRLTSYHNLYFMLKFSEKIRKAIKEDSFLDFREEFYQKYKLK, from the coding sequence TTGTTTGACTTTGAATTGTTAAAAGAATCTAAAAAAACAGAAGCAAGATTAACGAAAATAACGACTTCTCATGGAAGTATTGAAACTCCCATTTTTATGCCGGTCGGGACTCAAGCAACAGTTAAGGCAATGAGTTCAAGAGAATTAAAAGAAATTAATTCTCAAATTATTTTAGCCAACACCTATCATTTATATCTTCGACCTGGAGATGAATTAATTAAAAAAGCTGGTGGATTACATGATTTTATGAGCTGGGATCTCCCTATTTTAACTGATAGTGGTGGTTTTCAAGTTTTTTCATTATCTGATATGAGAGAAATAAAAGAAGAAGGTGTTTATTTTCGGTCACACTTAGATGGTTCTAAGCATTTTATTTCACCAGAAAAGTCAATGCAAATTCAAAAAAATCTAGGCTCAGATATTGTAATGGCTTTTGATGAGTGCCCCCCATATCCTGCTGAAAAAAGTTATGTAGAAAAATCTTTAAATAGAACTTTGCGCTGGGCGGAAAGATCAAAAAAAGAAATGGAAAACAGTGAGCAGGCTCTTTTTGGTATAATACAGGGAGGGGTTTATCCAGAACTAAGGAAAAAAAGTGTTAAAGAAATGACTAAGCTCAATTTTCCGGGATATTCTATTGGTGGTGTAAGTGTTGGGGAACCCAAAGAAGAAATTTATAAAATTTTAGATTATACAACTCCTATTATGCCAAAAGATAAACCCAGGTATTTAATGGGGGTAGGAACTCCTGAAGACTTATTAGAAGGTGTATATTATGGTATTGATATGTTTGATTGTGTAATGCCGACAAGAATTGCTAGACATGGTCAGGTTTTTACTGCTGAAGGGAGATTGACGGTTAGAAATGCAACTTATGCGGAAGATTTTAATCCTTTAGATCCTGATTGTGACTGTTATGTTTGTCAAAATTACAGTCGGGCATATATTCGACATCTAATTAAAAGAAATGAGATATTAGGAGTAAGATTAACGAGTTATCATAATCTGTATTTTATGCTTAAATTTAGTGAGAAAATAAGAAAAGCGATTAAAGAAGATAGCTTTTTAGATTTCAGGGAAGAATTTTATCAAAAATATAAATTGAAGTAA
- the lepB gene encoding signal peptidase I has protein sequence MKGAIKEFLQSLVIAGILAFFIITFVAQSFVVDGGSMAETLQDGERLFVNKFIYRINPPERGDIIVFSPRGAPAQKYIKRVIGLPSDTVYIKDGVTYVNGEAIEEDYIKDKTVGDFGPYEVPEESVFVLGDNRNHSADSRFESIVGYVDYDSISGKAFWVYWPLSEMRLIEHHDYDLSFEN, from the coding sequence GTGAAGGGTGCGATAAAAGAGTTTTTGCAGTCATTGGTAATAGCAGGTATTTTAGCTTTTTTTATAATTACCTTTGTTGCCCAGTCTTTTGTTGTTGACGGAGGATCTATGGCAGAAACACTTCAGGATGGAGAAAGGCTTTTTGTAAATAAGTTTATTTATAGAATAAATCCTCCTGAAAGAGGAGATATAATTGTTTTTAGTCCCCGGGGAGCTCCTGCACAAAAATACATCAAAAGGGTGATAGGTCTTCCAAGTGATACCGTCTATATTAAAGACGGTGTTACTTATGTAAATGGTGAAGCAATAGAAGAAGATTATATTAAAGATAAAACAGTCGGAGACTTTGGTCCCTATGAAGTTCCAGAAGAAAGTGTTTTTGTTTTAGGTGACAATCGTAATCACAGTGCAGATAGTCGATTTGAAAGCATTGTTGGCTATGTTGATTATGATTCAATTTCAGGAAAAGCTTTTTGGGTATACTGGCCTCTGAGCGAAATGAGGTTAATTGAGCATCATGATTATGATTTATCATTTGAAAATTAG
- the secF gene encoding protein translocase subunit SecF, which produces MDILGKRKIWYIISSILIGIGLVFLLINGLNLGIDFLGGTIMEFSVEENVGTEDVRAVLQQIGIAEDATIQETDQDGLRGIMIRGQALDSDQILAVEQAINDEFENVEMLRTDMVGPTIGQELRINALLAMLVASIAIVAYISFRFEFRFAAVSIITLMHDVLITIGIFAMLGREVNTPFVAALLTIVGYSINDTIVIFDRIRENMKLMHKVPFIEQANTAVVDTLPRSINTSITTLVAILAIYFFGGASLQTFMLALFIGMFSGTYSSVFIASPLLVTWQNRISK; this is translated from the coding sequence GTGGATATTTTAGGTAAAAGAAAAATATGGTATATAATATCATCAATTTTAATCGGAATTGGTTTAGTCTTTTTATTAATTAATGGTTTAAATTTAGGTATAGATTTTCTTGGTGGAACTATAATGGAGTTTAGTGTGGAAGAAAATGTAGGAACTGAAGATGTAAGAGCTGTATTGCAGCAAATTGGAATTGCTGAAGATGCTACTATTCAGGAGACCGACCAAGATGGTTTGAGAGGTATTATGATCAGGGGTCAGGCATTAGATTCAGATCAAATTCTTGCTGTTGAGCAAGCAATTAATGATGAGTTTGAAAATGTAGAAATGCTAAGAACTGATATGGTTGGTCCAACAATCGGCCAGGAGTTAAGAATTAATGCCCTGCTGGCAATGCTGGTGGCTTCAATTGCTATAGTTGCTTATATCAGTTTTAGATTTGAATTTAGATTTGCAGCTGTATCAATTATTACTCTTATGCATGATGTGCTGATAACAATTGGTATATTTGCTATGCTCGGGAGAGAAGTAAACACTCCTTTTGTTGCGGCATTATTAACAATTGTTGGTTATTCAATAAATGATACAATTGTAATATTTGATAGAATAAGAGAAAACATGAAACTAATGCATAAGGTTCCTTTTATTGAACAGGCAAATACTGCTGTTGTTGATACTCTACCAAGGTCTATTAATACATCTATAACAACTTTAGTTGCTATACTTGCTATTTACTTTTTCGGTGGAGCATCGTTACAGACCTTTATGTTGGCATTATTTATTGGTATGTTTAGCGGTACTTATTCTTCTGTTTTCATAGCTAGTCCATTATTAGTTACCTGGCAAAATAGGATTAGTAAATAA
- the secD gene encoding protein translocase subunit SecD, with translation MRYKQKRRIKFIIIIAIIAFSYFLFSHYGINLGLDLQGGAHISLQAQPTEDREIDDTVMAGIVGVIERRVNQLGLSEPLIQREGSDRIIVELPAVDNPNQAIETIGRTAMLTFRNEDGDVLMTGEAVRDARADHDQYGRAVVSFTLTSEGSDRFANITREYMGRRIGIYLDDEQLTNPTVQAVIEERGQITGYDSVQAAEEHAILIREGALPVPVEVIETRTVGPTLGSIAIQRSITAGLIGLLLVAMYMIYYYRFPGVLAAGILAIYGLILMGTLAGLQAVLTLPGIAGLILSIGMAVDANIIIFERIKDEMKSGKTLRAAVDSGFKRAYITILDANVTTIITALILAYFTSGTVRGFAITLGIGIVVSMFTAFFVTRNVIDIFSGSKLMQAEKAFGVRKG, from the coding sequence ATGAGGTATAAACAGAAAAGAAGAATTAAATTTATAATTATTATAGCTATAATTGCCTTTTCTTATTTTTTATTTTCTCATTATGGTATTAATTTAGGTCTGGATTTACAAGGGGGAGCCCATATTTCACTGCAGGCTCAACCTACTGAAGATCGAGAAATTGATGATACTGTAATGGCAGGTATAGTTGGGGTAATTGAAAGAAGGGTTAATCAACTTGGTTTATCTGAGCCTTTGATTCAAAGGGAAGGTAGTGATAGAATTATAGTTGAGCTTCCTGCTGTTGATAATCCAAATCAAGCAATCGAAACCATTGGAAGAACGGCTATGCTAACTTTTAGAAATGAAGATGGGGATGTTTTAATGACTGGTGAGGCTGTTAGAGATGCCAGAGCAGATCATGATCAATATGGAAGAGCTGTTGTTTCTTTTACCCTTACTTCTGAAGGTTCAGATAGATTTGCAAATATAACTCGAGAATATATGGGAAGAAGAATTGGAATTTATTTAGATGATGAGCAACTTACTAACCCTACTGTTCAGGCTGTTATTGAAGAAAGAGGACAGATAACAGGTTATGATTCTGTTCAGGCAGCAGAAGAACATGCAATTTTAATTAGAGAGGGTGCTTTACCCGTTCCAGTTGAGGTAATCGAAACTAGAACAGTTGGACCAACTTTGGGTTCAATCGCTATTCAGAGAAGTATAACTGCTGGTTTAATTGGTTTATTACTGGTAGCTATGTATATGATTTATTACTATCGTTTTCCTGGTGTTTTAGCTGCAGGTATTCTTGCAATTTATGGGTTGATTTTAATGGGAACTCTTGCAGGACTACAGGCTGTGTTGACACTACCAGGTATAGCTGGTTTGATACTTTCGATAGGTATGGCAGTTGATGCTAATATTATTATCTTCGAGAGGATTAAAGATGAAATGAAAAGTGGTAAAACATTGAGAGCCGCTGTAGATTCAGGATTTAAAAGAGCTTATATCACTATTTTAGATGCTAATGTAACCACAATAATAACCGCTCTTATTCTGGCCTATTTTACAAGTGGAACAGTTAGAGGTTTTGCTATAACGCTTGGTATAGGTATTGTTGTTAGTATGTTTACTGCCTTTTTTGTTACAAGAAATGTTATCGATATTTTCTCAGGCAGTAAACTAATGCAGGCAGAAAAAGCCTTCGGGGTCAGAAAGGGGTAA
- the yajC gene encoding preprotein translocase subunit YajC — MEYLYAILPWILIFGIFWFFLIRPQQKQKKEHQDMLDKLSVGDQIVTIGGIKGKVVKIRDNNVRIRVSSNVDIDFIKSAISKVKEKSKDSQDNSEKED, encoded by the coding sequence ATGGAATATTTATACGCGATTTTACCCTGGATATTAATTTTTGGTATTTTTTGGTTTTTTCTTATCAGGCCACAACAAAAGCAGAAAAAAGAGCATCAAGATATGCTGGACAAACTTTCTGTAGGTGATCAGATTGTTACAATAGGTGGTATTAAAGGTAAGGTAGTTAAGATCAGAGACAATAATGTAAGAATTAGAGTTAGCTCAAATGTTGATATTGATTTTATTAAAAGTGCAATTTCTAAAGTCAAAGAAAAATCAAAAGACAGTCAAGATAATTCAGAAAAAGAAGACTAA